ATCATGCAGGCCATCATCGCCGAAGTGCGCCGCACCCCCTCCATCCGCGTGGTGGAAGGCATCACCGCCCTGAGCCTGGCCCGCGACAATGGCCGCATTGTCGGCGTGTTCTGCCGCCGGCTGGGCGACCGCTATTCCGAGCCGGTCTTCATCCGCGCCCGCGCCACCGTGCTGGCCGCCGGCGGGCTGGGCGGGCTCTATGCCGTCACCACCAATCCACCCGGCGTGCGCGGCCACGCCATGGGCATGGCGGCAAGAGCGGGCGCCCTGATCGCCGATGCCGAATTCGTGCAGTTCCACCCCACGGCCATCGCGACCGGCGCCGATCCCGCGCCCCTCGCCACCGAAGCGCTGCGCGGTGAAGGCGCCATTCTGGTCAATGACCTCGGCGAGCGCTTCATGCCGGCAATCCACCCGGACGCCGAGCTTGCCCCCGCGACGTGGTCGCCCGCGCCAATTTCCGGCAGATCCAGGCGGGCCGCAAAGTGTTCCTCGACACGCGGCAGGTGCTGGGCGAAGCCATCCTCACCCGCTTCCCCACCGTCTCCAAATATTGCCGCGATGCGGGCATCGACCCGGTAGCGGGCCTGATCCCGGTCACCCCTGCGGCCCATTTCCATATGGGCGGCGTCAAGGTCGATGAGCGGGGCCGTTCGTCCCTGCCCGGCCTCTGGGTCTGCGGCGAAGCTAGTTGCACGGGCCTGCATGGCGCCAACCGGCTCGCATCCAATTCGCTGCTCGAAGCCACGGTCTACGGCGCCCGCATCGCCGAGGATATCGGCGGACTGGAGCCACCCCGCGAACTGGCGCCCTTCAAGGGCATCGAATGGGACGAAGTCGAAGGGCAGAAGGCCGAGGACGTACTGCGCGGCACTGTGGCGGTGCAGGACTTGCGCCGCATCATGACGGATCTGGTGGGTGTCGAGCGCGATGCCGCAGGCCTGCGGCAGGCGCTACGCGGCATTGCTCACCTCGAAGCCACCGCCGAACAGGTCACCAGCGCCTATCTCAACATGACCACCTCGGCCACCCTGGTCGCTGCCGCCGCACTCAAGCGCACCGAAAGCCGCGGCGGCCATTTCCGCACCGATTACCCGGAAACCGACGACAAGAACTGGGAACACCACACCACAATGGCGCTGGAGGAAGCCCTGGCAATCCGCGCCGGGGCTTGAACCCACGCCCCACCGGAACTATCATAAATTGATAATTTCGGAGTATCAGCCATGCCCTCCAGCTACTCGATCGGCGAGCACTACGAAGCCTTCGCCAAGGAACTCGTCGCCTCCGGTCGCTATGCCAGCGTCAGCGAAGTACTGCGCGACGGCCTGCGCCTGATGGAAGAGCGCGAAGCGCTGCGGGCGTGGAAACTCAACGAGCTGAAAAAGGCCATCCAGGACGGGCTGGACAGCGGCGAACCGGAACCCATGGAGAGTCTGGAAGATTTCCTGGCGGAAGCGCGCGCTCGCCGGGCCGCTGACGATGCCGCTTAAAATCAAAAGACTCCCGCTCGCCAGGCGAGACCTCTTCGACATCTGGGACTACATCGCGCCCAATAGTCAAAGGGGCGCAACGCGGATCATTGAGGACCTGTATGCAGCATTCTCGATGCTGGCGGATCAGCCTATGGCAGGCCGCGACCGCCCCGAACTCGGAATTGCGCAGCTTTCCTGTAGGCAGCTATTTGATCTTCTATCGGTGCGATTCCGCCACGTGAGCATCGTCCGCATCCTACACACCGCACGCGATATTACGCCCGACCTGCTCTCCGAATAGCGTGCATCCACCTGGCCATCACGGCTATTTCCCAAGCACCGCGTCGACTTCGGCGCGGGTGGGTGGCTTGCAGCCTTTGCGGCCACAATTGATACCGGCCACGACAGCGCCGAAGCGCAGCATGTCGGACAGGGCGCCATCGCCCAGTCCATCGAGTTTGCCGGGCTTGAGCAGACCGCGCTCATGCAGCCACGACAGGATGCCGGCCATGAGGCTGTCGCCCGCTCCCACCGTGTCGCCGAAAACCGGCGGTGCGTAGATCGCCGCCTGTGCCTGGCCAGCCTTGGTGAAGGCCCGCGAACCCTTCTCACCGAGCGTCACCACGACGAGCTGGCAATTGGGCCGCGCCAAGAGGTCCGCAGCGTGCTGCTCGATATTCCTGGAACTATCGAGGGCGTCGAGGTCTTCCTCCGAGACCTTCACCACATGGGCCAGGTCGAGGAAGGTGGCGAGCCGGGCCTTGTAGCCGGCAAAATCGTCCACCAGGCTCGGCCGCACATTGGGATCGATGGAAATCGTCGCGCCCTTGACAATGGCGGCCTTGACGATGTCGAGCCAGATCGCCGCCTCATCAGGCAGGATCGGACAGAACCCGCCGATCTGGTAGAGATCGAGTTGCTCCGGCAGCGCCGCGATGCCCTTTTCCGCCTCGATGGCGCCATCGGCCTCGCGATAAAAGCCGTAGCGGGCATTGCGGTTGGCGTCGAAATTGACCACGGCCAGCGTGGTATAGTCCTTGACCCGCTCGGGCAGCAGCGGCGTAACGCCAGCCTCGCCGAGCGGCCCCAGCAGGTAGTCGCCAAAGGCATCGGCCGAAATGGGGCAGAGAAAGCCGGTGGGATTGCCCAGCTTGGCCAGCGCGATGGCGCAATTGTAGGGCGAACCGCCCGGATGGGCCGTCATCACGATCTGGTTCTCGC
This sequence is a window from Devosia ginsengisoli. Protein-coding genes within it:
- a CDS encoding type II toxin-antitoxin system RelE/ParE family toxin produces the protein MPLKIKRLPLARRDLFDIWDYIAPNSQRGATRIIEDLYAAFSMLADQPMAGRDRPELGIAQLSCRQLFDLLSVRFRHVSIVRILHTARDITPDLLSE
- a CDS encoding type II toxin-antitoxin system ParD family antitoxin; amino-acid sequence: MPSSYSIGEHYEAFAKELVASGRYASVSEVLRDGLRLMEEREALRAWKLNELKKAIQDGLDSGEPEPMESLEDFLAEARARRAADDAA
- a CDS encoding carbohydrate kinase family protein is translated as MFVVGGESLIDLKAEVALPDGALIGRDGENQIVMTAHPGGSPYNCAIALAKLGNPTGFLCPISADAFGDYLLGPLGEAGVTPLLPERVKDYTTLAVVNFDANRNARYGFYREADGAIEAEKGIAALPEQLDLYQIGGFCPILPDEAAIWLDIVKAAIVKGATISIDPNVRPSLVDDFAGYKARLATFLDLAHVVKVSEEDLDALDSSRNIEQHAADLLARPNCQLVVVTLGEKGSRAFTKAGQAQAAIYAPPVFGDTVGAGDSLMAGILSWLHERGLLKPGKLDGLGDGALSDMLRFGAVVAGINCGRKGCKPPTRAEVDAVLGK